The following are encoded together in the Hoplias malabaricus isolate fHopMal1 chromosome 3, fHopMal1.hap1, whole genome shotgun sequence genome:
- the LOC136692435 gene encoding ankyrin repeat domain-containing protein SOWAHC-like, with protein MASECTQETVLRFLTERGGRVKNVDLIEHFRSTIPTEPGKKAAAKEAFKRYVDTVAVVKVDNGEKYVCLKKKFRVRLGADGHEPKASEKKSHAPGAVPSEKSVNENAKQEISPGSGCEIAGLGVPESASTSAEIDSPTTCTRAKRKGSDQDVVLRKLEDIPELSVSEASPQHVTAESGGISKGRYDQTIPNIIDSRSECTVPDVVDSRSDQTVPYALVGRSKMSDKAKLEDGSDQTVPLEGTSDHTAEKGLEGTSDQSTPVEQESEADQKVYQWLRHRPSQRGDRSVDEGHRDLVSVPGGDINTPKGSRKNFLEHMMSSSPQVRRSIALRYSVYLSNRCKDSSVKNDGDAASLHSSSGTTDYENAPVALEPLEHEWMMCASTGNWESLRQLLDSEPGLVCKKDFVTGFTCLHWAAKMGKAELLALLVSYSIQHGVLVDVNSRSSAGYTPLHLAAMHNHMEVVKLLVGAYDADVEVRDYSGKKASQYLKGDVAHDVLDIVGGSTDVDSQCTEGEEGRGWRLSKVFQANLRPLKLLNHSTSEDDMTTAGESAGMAKENVLRRKTSLRSLKPRLSKTRTRTQIVHSTSLFGQFEKEPGESTGLFKSRPKSNLFG; from the coding sequence ATGGCGAGCGAGTGTACGCAAGAAACGGTTTTGCGTTTTCTGAcggagagggggggccgagtgaAGAACGTGGATTTGATCGAACATTTCAGATCAACCATCCCAACCGAGCCAGGCAAGAAAGCAGCAGCCAAAGAAGCTTTTAAGAGGTACGTGGACACTGTGGCTGTCGTGAAAGTGGACAATGGGGAGAAATATGTTTGTCTGAAAAAGAAGTTCAGGGTACGTCTTGGTGCTGATGGCCATGAGCCGAAAGCTTCTGAGAAGAAGAGCCATGCCCCGGGAGCTGTCCCATCAGAAAAGAGTGTGAATGAAAATGCAAAACAAGAAATTTCACCTGGCTCAGGTTGTGAAATTGCTGGTCTGGGCGTGCCAGAAAGCGCCTCGACTTCAGCAGAAATTGACAGTCCGACCACATGCACCAGAGCGAAGAGAAAGGGATCTGATCAAGATGTGGTCTTAAGGAAACTGGAGGATATTCCAGAGCTCTCAGTCTCTGAGGCATCCCCCCAACATGTGACTGCCGAGAGTGGAGGAATAAGCAAGGGTAGGTATGATCAGACCATCCCGAATATAATCGATAGCAGGTCTGAATGCACTGTTCCCGATGTTGTGGACAGTAGGTCTGATCAGACTGTCCCATATGCTTTGGTGGGTAGATCTAAGATGTCTGATAAAGCAAAACTGGAAGATGGATCTGATCAAACTGTCCCCCTGGAGGGTACGTCTGATCACACAGCCGAAAAGGGACTGGAAGGCACATCTGATCAGAGCACTCCAGTGGAACAGGAGAGTGAGGCTGATCAGAAGGTCTACCAGTGGCTCAGGCACAGACCATCCCAACGTGGTGACCGCTCTGTAGATGAGGGGCACAGGGACCTGGTGAGTGTTCCAGGCGGTGACATCAACACTCCAAAGGGCAGTCGAAAGAACTTCCTTGAGCACATGATGTCCAGCTCGCCGCAGGTCCGGCGTAGCATCGCGCTGAGATATTCTGTCTATTTGTCCAACAGGTGCAAGGACTCTTCTGTGAAGAACGATGGCGATGCTGCCTCACTGCACTCCTCCTCAGGAACCACAGACTATGAGAATGCCCCTGTTGCGCTGGAGCCTCTAGAACATGAGTGGATGATGTGTGCAAGCACTGGTAATTGGGAGAGCCTGCGTCAGCTGCTGGACTCTGAGCCTGGTCTTGTCTGCAAGAAGGACTTTGTGACAGGCTTTACTTGCCTCCACTGGGCTGCCAAGATGGGCAAAGCCGAGCTGCTGGCGCTCCTTGTGAGTTATTCCATTCAGCACGGTGTTCTCGTGGATGTAAACTCCCGCTCCAGTGCTGGTTACACGCCACTCCATCTGGCAGCAATGCACAACCACATGGAGGTGGTCAAACTATTGGTGGGTGCGTACGACGCTGACGTGGAAGTGCGTGACTACAGCGGCAAGAAAGCCAGCCAGTACCTTAAGGGTGATGTGGCCCACGACGTCCTTGACATTGTTGGTGGAAGCACGGATGTTGATTCTCAGTGTACTGAGGGCGAAGAGGGCCGTGGATGGAGACTGTCCAAGGTTTTCCAGGCCAATCTCAGGCCGCTGAAGTTGCTGAACCACAGTACGAGCGAGGACGACATGACCACAGCAGGCGAGAGCGCAGGGATGGCGAAGGAAAACGTGTTACGCAGGAAGACATCCCTGCGCTCGCTCAAACCCCGGCTCAGCAAGACCCGCACAAGGACACAGATCGTACATAGCACATCTCTGTTTGGACAGTTTGAGAAAGAGCCAGGGGAGAGTACTGGTTTATTTAAGTCAAGGCCCAAGTCAAACCTCTTTGGGTGA
- the septin10 gene encoding septin 10 isoform X2: MASSDVARQGEQNVRPLSLSGHVGFDSLPDQLVNKSTNQGFCFNILCIGETGIGKSTLMDTLFNTNFENFESSHFEPRVKLRAQTYDLQESNVRLKLTIVNTVGFGDQMNKQESYQHVVDYIDTQFESYLQEELKIKRSLHNYHDSRIHACLYFIAPSGHSLKSLDLVTMKKLDSKVNIIPVIAKADTISKSELHKFKIKIMSELVSNGVQIYQFPTDDESVSKINTAMNGHLPFAVVGSTEEVKIGNKMVKARQYPWGVVQVENENHCDFVKLREMLICVNMEDLREQTHTRHYELYRRCKLEEMGFKDTDPESKPVSLQETYEAKRQEFLMELQRREEEMRQMFVQRVKEKEAELKEAERELQGKFEQLKRLHSDEKSKLDEKRKSLEDEMNAFSKKKAAAELLQGQSFSSNSNIKKDKDRKNSGFM, translated from the exons ATGGCTTCGTCTGATGTAGCTCGACAGGGG GAACAAAATGTCCGGCCTTTGTCATTGTCCGGTCACGTTGGATTTGACAGTCTACCAGACCAACTGGTCAATAAATCCACCAATCAAGGCTTCTGCTTCAACATCCTGTGCATAG GCGAGACAGGTATAGGAAAGTCCACTTTGATGGACACGCTGTTCAACACCAACTTTGAGAACTTTGAGTCATCTCATTTTGAGCCTCGTGTGAAGCTACGAGCCCAGACTTACGACCTGCAGGAGAGCAACGTGCGCCTTAAACTCACCATCGTCAACACAGTGGGTTTTGGAGACCAGATGAACAAACAGGAGAG CTACCAGCATGTGGTGGACTACATCGACACACAGTTTGAATCTTACCTGCAAGAGGAGCTGAAGATCAAGCGCTCGCTTCATAACTACCATGACTCCCGCATCCACGCATGCCTGTATTTCATCGCTCCCTCTGGACATTCGCTGAAATCACTTGACCTCGTCACCATGAAGAAGCTGGACAGTAAA GTGAACATAATCCCAGTCATTGCAAAGGCTGACACCATCTCCAAGAGTGAGCTGCACAAGTTTAAGATTAAGATCATGAGCGAGCTGGTCAGTAATGGAGTTCAGATTTATCAGTTTCCCACTGATGACGAGAGTGTCTCCAAGATCAACACCGCTATGAAT GGCCACCTGCCATTTGCAGTCGTGGGCAGTACTGAGGAGGTAAAGATTGGCAATAAAATGGTGAAAGCACGACAGTACCCCTGGGGAGTGGTGCAAG TGGAGAACGAGAACCACTGTGACTTTGTGAAGCTGCGGGAGATGCTGATCTGTGTGAACATGGAGGATCTACGAGAACAAACGCACACACGCCACTATGAGCTCTACAGGCGCTGCAAACTGGAGGAGATGGGCTTTAAGGACACTGACCCAGAAAGCAAACCAGTCAG tctgCAGGAGACATATGAAGCGAAGCGGCAGGAGTTTCTGATGGAGCTGCAGCGCCGAGAGGAAGAGATGAGGCAGATGTTTGTGCAGCGTGTTAAAGAGAAAGAAGCCGAACTgaaggaggcagagagagag CTGCAGGGCAAATTTGAGCAGCTGAAACGTCTGCACTCCGATGAGAAAAGTAAGCTGGATGAGAAGAGAAAATCTCTGGAGGATGAGATGAATGCCTTTAGTAAAAAGAAGGCTGCTGCTGAGCTCCTGCAGGGCCAGTCTTTCAGCTCCAACTCTAACATCAAGAAGGACAAGGACCGTAAAAA CTCCGGGTTCATGTAA
- the septin10 gene encoding septin 10 isoform X1: protein MASSDVARQGQEQNVRPLSLSGHVGFDSLPDQLVNKSTNQGFCFNILCIGETGIGKSTLMDTLFNTNFENFESSHFEPRVKLRAQTYDLQESNVRLKLTIVNTVGFGDQMNKQESYQHVVDYIDTQFESYLQEELKIKRSLHNYHDSRIHACLYFIAPSGHSLKSLDLVTMKKLDSKVNIIPVIAKADTISKSELHKFKIKIMSELVSNGVQIYQFPTDDESVSKINTAMNGHLPFAVVGSTEEVKIGNKMVKARQYPWGVVQVENENHCDFVKLREMLICVNMEDLREQTHTRHYELYRRCKLEEMGFKDTDPESKPVSLQETYEAKRQEFLMELQRREEEMRQMFVQRVKEKEAELKEAERELQGKFEQLKRLHSDEKSKLDEKRKSLEDEMNAFSKKKAAAELLQGQSFSSNSNIKKDKDRKNSGFM from the exons ATGGCTTCGTCTGATGTAGCTCGACAGGGG CAGGAACAAAATGTCCGGCCTTTGTCATTGTCCGGTCACGTTGGATTTGACAGTCTACCAGACCAACTGGTCAATAAATCCACCAATCAAGGCTTCTGCTTCAACATCCTGTGCATAG GCGAGACAGGTATAGGAAAGTCCACTTTGATGGACACGCTGTTCAACACCAACTTTGAGAACTTTGAGTCATCTCATTTTGAGCCTCGTGTGAAGCTACGAGCCCAGACTTACGACCTGCAGGAGAGCAACGTGCGCCTTAAACTCACCATCGTCAACACAGTGGGTTTTGGAGACCAGATGAACAAACAGGAGAG CTACCAGCATGTGGTGGACTACATCGACACACAGTTTGAATCTTACCTGCAAGAGGAGCTGAAGATCAAGCGCTCGCTTCATAACTACCATGACTCCCGCATCCACGCATGCCTGTATTTCATCGCTCCCTCTGGACATTCGCTGAAATCACTTGACCTCGTCACCATGAAGAAGCTGGACAGTAAA GTGAACATAATCCCAGTCATTGCAAAGGCTGACACCATCTCCAAGAGTGAGCTGCACAAGTTTAAGATTAAGATCATGAGCGAGCTGGTCAGTAATGGAGTTCAGATTTATCAGTTTCCCACTGATGACGAGAGTGTCTCCAAGATCAACACCGCTATGAAT GGCCACCTGCCATTTGCAGTCGTGGGCAGTACTGAGGAGGTAAAGATTGGCAATAAAATGGTGAAAGCACGACAGTACCCCTGGGGAGTGGTGCAAG TGGAGAACGAGAACCACTGTGACTTTGTGAAGCTGCGGGAGATGCTGATCTGTGTGAACATGGAGGATCTACGAGAACAAACGCACACACGCCACTATGAGCTCTACAGGCGCTGCAAACTGGAGGAGATGGGCTTTAAGGACACTGACCCAGAAAGCAAACCAGTCAG tctgCAGGAGACATATGAAGCGAAGCGGCAGGAGTTTCTGATGGAGCTGCAGCGCCGAGAGGAAGAGATGAGGCAGATGTTTGTGCAGCGTGTTAAAGAGAAAGAAGCCGAACTgaaggaggcagagagagag CTGCAGGGCAAATTTGAGCAGCTGAAACGTCTGCACTCCGATGAGAAAAGTAAGCTGGATGAGAAGAGAAAATCTCTGGAGGATGAGATGAATGCCTTTAGTAAAAAGAAGGCTGCTGCTGAGCTCCTGCAGGGCCAGTCTTTCAGCTCCAACTCTAACATCAAGAAGGACAAGGACCGTAAAAA CTCCGGGTTCATGTAA
- the LOC136691155 gene encoding ly6/PLAUR domain-containing protein 6-like, whose protein sequence is MVLWLSLTSLFLVTLLSDWLRAVRSRDFTLKDIIKLHPSATPFPGSFKCFTCEDAEDNYSCNRWAPDQYCPKDTRFCYTRHQMTAGGESVSVTKRCVARDECASAGCVEQEGHMVCVSCCEGNICNLPVPWNHTMAIFSPKSLLNRESSVCPGCSASICVFVTIFTLF, encoded by the exons ATGGTGCTTTGGCTCAGCCTCACTTCGCTTTTCCTAGTGACGTtactctctgattggctaaGAGCAGTTCGGTCCCGGGACTTCACACTAAAGGACATAATTAAACTCCATCCATCAG CTACTCCATTCCCTGGAAGTTTCAAATGCTTCACCTGTGAGGACGCCGAGGACAACTACTCCTGCAACCGCTGGGCTCCTGACCAGTACTGCCCAAAAg ACACCAGATTCTGCTACACACGGCATCAGATGACCGCAGGAGGGGAGAGTGTGTCCGTGACCAAGCGCTGTGTGGCTCGAGACGAGTGTGCATCCGCTGGCTGTGTGGAGCAAGAAGGCCACATG GTGTGCGTTTCCTGCTGTGAGGGAAACATCTGTAATCTGCCGGTTCCCTGGAACCACACCATGGCCATCTTTTCTCCAAAATCTCTCTTAAACcgagagagcagtgtgtgtccTGGGTGTTCTGCCTCTATCTGCGTCTTCGTTACCATCTTCACACTTTTCTAA